From Vigna radiata var. radiata cultivar VC1973A unplaced genomic scaffold, Vradiata_ver6 scaffold_23, whole genome shotgun sequence, the proteins below share one genomic window:
- the LOC106778615 gene encoding protein trichome birefringence-like 39, producing the protein MGFLFPTLLLCLSVVLTSFQTKAQEFDPYLNANVSSLSSGRKLAGRCNLFRGKWVYDSSYPLYDPSTCPFIDPQFNCQKYGRPDTQYQKYRWQPFSCPLPSFNAFDFLAKYRGKKVMFVGDSLSLNQFNSLACMIHSSVPHSRTTFTKQESLSKITFEDYGLELFLYRTPYLVDLDRESVGKVLKIDSIKSGDAWRGMDVLVFNTWHWWTHTGSSQPWDYVQEGNKLYKDMNRFILFYKGLTTWARWVNINVNPAQTKVFFLGISPVHYEGKDWNQPARSCMSETEPFFGLKYPAGTPMAWVIVNKVLSRIKKPVYFLDVTTLSQYRKDAHPEGYSGIMATDCSHWCLPGLPDTWNVLLHAALFG; encoded by the exons ATGGGTTTCTTGTTTCCAACCCTGTTGTTGTGTCTATCTGTTGTGTTAACTTCCTTCCAAACAAAAGCTCAGGAATTTGACCCCTACTTGAATGCCAATGTTTCCAGTTTGAGCAGTGGCAGAAAACTTGCAGGAAGATGCAACTTGTTCCGTGGAAAATGGGTGTATGACTCTTCCTACCCTCTCTACGACCCTTCTACATGTCCCTTCATAGATCCACAATTCAACTGCCAAAAGTACGGTCGCCCTGACACACAGTATCAGAAATACAGATGGCAACCCTTCTCTTGTCCTTTACCAAG CTTCAACGCATTTGACTTTCTGGCTAAGTATAGAGGCAAGAAGGTTATGTTTGTCGGTGACTCCTTGAGCTTAAACCAGTTCAACTCTCTGGCTTGTATGATTCACTCTTCGGTGCCTCACTCTAGAACCACTTTCACAAAGCAAGAATCTCTCTCCAAAATCACATTTGAG gACTATGGCCTTGAGTTATTTCTGTATCGCACACCATATTTGGTTGACCTTGACCGTGAGAGTGTTGGAAAGGTTCTGAAGATTGACTCAATCAAGAGCGGTGATGCCTGGAGAGGAATGGACGTGCTAGTTTTCAACACGTGGCACTGGTGGACCCACACCGGGAGTTCACAGCC GTGGGACTATGTTCAAGAGGGTAACAAGTTGTACAAAGACATGAACCGTTTCATTTTATTCTACAAAGGTTTGACAACTTGGGCAAGATGGGTTAACATCAACGTGAATCCAGCTCAGACCAAAGTCTTCTTTCTGGGAATTTCTCCTGTGCATTATGA GGGGAAAGATTGGAACCAACCAGCAAGATCTTGCATGAGTGAGACTGAACCATTCTTTGGTTTGAAGTACCCTGCAGGAACACCAATGGCTTGGGTGATAGTGAACAAGGTTTTGAGTAGGATAAAGAAGCCAGTGTATTTTCTGGATGTGACTACATTGTCACAGTACAGGAAAGATGCACATCCTGAAGGGTACAGTGGGATCATGGCAACTGATTGCAGCCATTGGTGTCTTCCAGGACTGCCTGATACATGGAATGTGCTTCTGCATGCTGCTCTTTTTGGCTGA